The sequence CTCGGCGGTAAAAGCCGGGTGAACGGCACCGGTCTTGTAGTCAACCCTGCTCGCTATCGTCCCTCCAGTTCCTAGAATCGTGACGCTCGGAAGCCCTTCCCTCCTCGGCAGAACCTCCTTGAACTCCATCTTCGGCTTCTCGACGGCCTTTTCAATGACTTCAACGCTCTCAATGGCGTCAATTAGAACGCCGACGTTGTAGCCGTTGTCGAGCTTTATCGTCAGCGTCTCCCCCGGAGAAAGCTCGTAGGGGGGCATCACGAGGCCTTCGAAGGTAATCCTCTCGTCCCCTTCCCTCTTGACGACCCTGATGAGGTCGCCCACTTCAAGGTTATGTCTCTTCATAAATTCCTCAACCTTTCTCATCTTCCTTCCCCCGGCACTTGCTCTCCAAACCACTATAAAACAATGCCGGGGCCCTTATAAGTTCTTTTTCAAACCCAAAATTGGTGGGAGCATGAGGATAGAGGACATAATTGAGAGAATCCGAAAGAAGCTTGACGAAATAGACGGGGCAAGGGAAGAGGCCCTCCAAATGACGCGAGAAATCGTAAGGCTGAGCGGCGATGCCGTCAAGGCCCTCCACAGGGGAGAAGTTGATAAAGCCAGGGAACGGCTGAAAGTTGCAAGAAGCTTAGTCGAGGAGCTCAGGAACCTCTTGTCTCCTTACCCCATGCTCTACTACTCCGGCTACGTGCAGAGTGCCCACCAGGAGTTCGTCGAGGCCAATCTTTTACTAGCGTACCTGACGGAGGAGGAGCTACCCTCCCCCTGGGATCTTGGAGTGCCTGAAGCTGACTACCTCCTCGGTCTCGGAGACTTCATAGGTGAGCTAAGACGGCACTTCCTTCACCTGCTACTCCGGGGAGAGATAGATAAAGCCGAGGAAGTGTACAGGTTCATGGAGAAGCTGTACGGCGAGCTTATGACGCTTGAATATCCCAAAGGCGTTGTGAACGTCAGGGCAAAGCAGGATCAGGCTAGATATGTGCTAGAAAGAACCCTCGAAGACCTGACGCGGGCTAAACTCAATAAGAGCCTTGAGGAAAAGCTGGAAGCGGCGATGGGGGATGGATGAGGTTCTAAAGAAAATCGCGGAGGTTCAGCTCAAGCTGGCACGGAAGATCAGAGAGCAACCTCTGGCCCTTGAAGATGTTGCAACGGTCGGAGCAGTGGACGTGTCGTATCGGGGAGAGAAAGCGAAGGCCGCCTTTGTCCTTTGCACTTTTCCAGAGTGCAGGATTTTAAAACAGCGGATTATAGAGACCACTGTAGAGTTCCCCTACATCCCCACGTTCTTTTTCCTGCGGGAGACAAAACCTGCTCTCTTGGTCATAGGGCACGAGAGACTGGACGTTCTGCTGGTTGAAGGGCACGGGAAGGCTCATCCAAGGGGATACGGGCTTGCCTCTCACATTGGCTTACTCCTCCGGGTGCCCACGATTGGAGTCGCAAAAAGGCCCCTCAAGGGAGCTCCCGAAGGCTCGTGGGTGAAAGTTGGCAAAGCCTACGTAAGTGTCGGACACCTGGTTGACCTTCCATCTGCGGTTGCTATAGTTAAGGCTTTAAACCGGAACGGCTATCCCTTACCGCTCAAGCTGGCGGACGAACTCTCCAAGGGGAAGAGAGATGGGCAGTGAGAGGATAGAACTTCTGCTGAAGCTGGCAGAACTCGGGGCTATAGGTGAAAAAAAGGAGGTAACGCTCAGAGAGCTTGCCTCAATCCTGGACACTTCTCCCCAGAGTGTACTCAGATTGATAAGGGATCTCGAGAGAGAAGGGCTTGTCTCTAGGGGGAGTTCAGGCAGAAAAACCCGCCTTGAGCTGACG is a genomic window of Thermococcus guaymasensis DSM 11113 containing:
- a CDS encoding translin family protein, with protein sequence MRIEDIIERIRKKLDEIDGAREEALQMTREIVRLSGDAVKALHRGEVDKARERLKVARSLVEELRNLLSPYPMLYYSGYVQSAHQEFVEANLLLAYLTEEELPSPWDLGVPEADYLLGLGDFIGELRRHFLHLLLRGEIDKAEEVYRFMEKLYGELMTLEYPKGVVNVRAKQDQARYVLERTLEDLTRAKLNKSLEEKLEAAMGDG
- a CDS encoding endonuclease V, whose amino-acid sequence is MDEVLKKIAEVQLKLARKIREQPLALEDVATVGAVDVSYRGEKAKAAFVLCTFPECRILKQRIIETTVEFPYIPTFFFLRETKPALLVIGHERLDVLLVEGHGKAHPRGYGLASHIGLLLRVPTIGVAKRPLKGAPEGSWVKVGKAYVSVGHLVDLPSAVAIVKALNRNGYPLPLKLADELSKGKRDGQ